One window from the genome of Pirellulales bacterium encodes:
- a CDS encoding PD-(D/E)XK nuclease family protein: MTAQIEFLLGPARSGKSAAAWERYLAALAQRRGRQLLWLAPNHHAVRGLRARLAASGTAGCIAPGIFTFAQFASEILLRGDCPLRPLDHVLKRQVLGQVVASALAAGQLAHFGSIAASDGFLSWLDDLISDLKRQEIWPEDFSAALRAFSRRAKDRELALLYAEYQKLLEQRQCYDQEGRFWLACEQLRKGSVPRSFLPDIVIVDGFSDFSRAQLTLLEILSLTARQLCITLPAGVTADERPELFAKPGQTLAELRRRFAHATETNLGRIAPALTTFGGTGRAPQPPVFAHLERHLFGNPRAVVPPVETDGLQIWPCAGELLEARQVAREVKRLLARGATGECPPVSPERIAVVYRTLNTSAEMLRQVFTEFGIPHRLEAGLPLAQSPLPRLVLSALRWHRDDWPYRGFLALLENTYWEITLPNTPSAAIRRATTAAVREMQVLSGAKNWLAAATRRQATLQEIRANAWANQSENSARWESAAQQAELATAALTELHACFRLLPPQATWREWGRHLTAWAERLGILRVAAQPLPLPQNATTRQTEDTADLAAWRQMLGALQGVARWEKWSGVAERQITLADLFHELQLICDSECLPPDNDGVGRVQILSAPAARVGEWDYLFLAGLTEKAFPLPGQSDRLYSGEEMRCLNQSGTRFTERTERANEELLLFYELVTKPVRGLVLSYPALDDKAESLSPSPYLQEVLRVCGQTPVQPIQSLSPVPPADRVVCSPREALLRAMDSALAGTIDPLARQLSPATGQPSAPLLAGLRSLAARASGPEFGSWEGMLGHTELAQLQRRFGDDHCWSISQLELYAECPFKFFADKILGLAPPADLAFETDYLRRGIWLHAALAKLYREWQATGQTLADWTDRPAEYARLCARVARETAPDGGEGELGAVFLQLDEKFVLKLLTAHLQQAEKYQKQNLAELRPRHFEVAFGPGKTSDRDDPLCTSKPWKFTAEEFTLNLSGQIDRIDLGQIGSEPVFRIIDYKSGKTVPKLNEDILAAGQALQLSLYAWAVRAHLAPDQGLVPWQIGYWALQGDGPVFHGLAEQKEGKLMATEAWTTAAEELPRRVAGLVRGIQRGEFPMFNENDKCTSGCDYKTICRVAQARSLEKTWAVPARPLP; the protein is encoded by the coding sequence ATGACCGCCCAAATCGAATTCCTGCTCGGTCCGGCGCGCAGCGGCAAGTCCGCCGCCGCTTGGGAACGATATTTGGCCGCGCTGGCCCAACGACGCGGACGTCAATTGCTGTGGCTGGCCCCCAATCATCACGCCGTGCGCGGACTTCGGGCTCGATTAGCGGCCAGCGGCACCGCTGGGTGCATTGCGCCTGGCATTTTTACCTTTGCCCAGTTCGCCAGCGAGATCCTCCTGCGCGGCGATTGTCCCCTCCGCCCGCTCGATCACGTCCTCAAACGCCAAGTGCTGGGCCAGGTTGTCGCGTCCGCGCTGGCCGCAGGGCAATTAGCGCATTTTGGTTCCATCGCCGCCAGCGACGGATTTTTGTCCTGGCTGGACGACCTGATAAGCGATCTGAAACGCCAGGAAATCTGGCCAGAGGACTTTTCCGCGGCTCTAAGGGCATTTTCTCGGCGAGCGAAGGATCGGGAACTGGCCTTATTATATGCCGAATATCAAAAGCTGCTGGAACAGCGGCAATGTTACGACCAGGAGGGGCGCTTCTGGCTGGCGTGCGAGCAACTGCGCAAGGGGAGCGTTCCCCGGTCTTTTTTGCCAGACATCGTCATCGTGGACGGATTTTCGGACTTTTCACGGGCTCAATTAACACTATTAGAAATTCTCTCCCTCACCGCGCGGCAATTATGCATTACCCTGCCAGCCGGTGTGACTGCCGACGAGCGGCCCGAGTTATTCGCTAAACCGGGACAAACCCTGGCTGAATTACGCCGACGCTTTGCTCACGCGACCGAAACAAATCTGGGCCGGATCGCTCCCGCTCTTACCACATTTGGCGGTACTGGCAGAGCGCCGCAACCGCCGGTCTTTGCCCATTTAGAGCGGCATTTGTTTGGCAATCCCCGCGCGGTAGTTCCCCCCGTGGAGACCGACGGCCTGCAAATCTGGCCTTGCGCGGGGGAGTTACTTGAAGCACGACAAGTGGCCCGCGAGGTAAAGCGACTTCTAGCGCGGGGAGCAACTGGCGAATGCCCGCCGGTATCGCCGGAACGAATTGCGGTGGTCTATCGTACGCTGAACACCTCCGCCGAAATGCTCCGGCAGGTCTTTACGGAATTTGGCATCCCCCACCGCCTCGAAGCGGGCTTGCCGCTGGCCCAGTCGCCACTGCCGCGGTTGGTGTTGTCGGCGTTGCGCTGGCATCGGGATGATTGGCCCTATCGAGGTTTTTTAGCATTATTGGAAAACACCTACTGGGAAATCACCCTGCCAAACACACCATCGGCGGCAATTCGCCGGGCGACCACGGCCGCGGTGCGGGAAATGCAGGTTTTATCTGGTGCAAAGAACTGGCTGGCGGCGGCGACGCGCCGGCAGGCCACCTTACAGGAAATTCGGGCCAATGCCTGGGCGAATCAATCCGAAAATAGTGCCCGCTGGGAATCCGCCGCGCAACAAGCGGAGTTGGCCACCGCGGCCTTGACAGAGTTGCACGCCTGCTTTCGGTTGCTTCCTCCGCAAGCCACCTGGCGGGAATGGGGCAGGCATCTTACCGCCTGGGCAGAGCGGCTGGGTATTTTGCGCGTGGCGGCCCAGCCACTTCCGTTGCCCCAAAATGCCACCACCCGGCAAACCGAGGATACCGCCGATTTGGCCGCTTGGCGGCAAATGCTAGGGGCGTTGCAGGGAGTCGCCCGCTGGGAAAAGTGGTCCGGCGTCGCGGAACGGCAAATTACCCTGGCGGATTTGTTTCACGAACTACAGCTTATCTGTGATAGTGAATGCCTTCCTCCGGACAATGACGGCGTGGGACGCGTGCAGATCTTGTCCGCCCCGGCCGCGCGTGTCGGTGAATGGGACTATTTATTCCTGGCGGGGTTGACCGAGAAGGCGTTTCCGCTGCCGGGCCAATCGGATCGGCTTTATTCGGGCGAGGAAATGCGCTGTCTGAATCAATCCGGCACGCGCTTTACGGAACGAACCGAGCGCGCCAATGAAGAGCTGCTATTGTTTTATGAGCTGGTCACCAAGCCGGTCCGCGGGTTGGTGTTGTCCTATCCCGCGCTGGATGACAAAGCCGAGTCGCTTTCGCCTAGCCCTTATTTGCAAGAAGTTCTGCGCGTTTGCGGGCAAACACCTGTTCAACCGATCCAAAGTCTTAGCCCGGTTCCCCCGGCGGACCGCGTGGTTTGCTCTCCGCGTGAAGCGCTGCTGCGGGCCATGGATAGCGCGCTGGCCGGAACGATCGACCCCCTGGCCAGACAATTATCCCCCGCCACGGGGCAGCCTTCCGCTCCGCTGCTGGCCGGCCTGCGCTCGCTCGCCGCGCGGGCCAGTGGTCCGGAATTTGGTTCTTGGGAAGGGATGCTAGGCCACACTGAACTGGCCCAGCTTCAGCGGCGGTTTGGGGATGACCATTGTTGGAGCATCAGCCAACTGGAGTTGTACGCCGAGTGTCCATTCAAATTTTTTGCCGATAAAATCCTGGGATTGGCTCCTCCGGCAGATTTGGCCTTTGAAACGGATTATCTGCGCCGCGGCATTTGGCTGCATGCCGCGCTGGCCAAACTGTACCGCGAATGGCAAGCCACGGGCCAGACCCTGGCGGATTGGACCGACCGCCCCGCCGAGTATGCCCGGTTGTGCGCGCGGGTGGCACGGGAAACCGCGCCTGACGGCGGGGAAGGGGAATTAGGGGCGGTTTTTTTGCAATTGGACGAAAAGTTCGTGCTCAAGCTGCTCACGGCCCACCTGCAACAAGCGGAAAAATATCAAAAGCAAAATCTTGCCGAACTGCGGCCCCGCCATTTTGAAGTGGCCTTTGGACCCGGTAAAACGAGCGACCGGGATGATCCGCTCTGTACCTCGAAGCCGTGGAAATTTACCGCCGAGGAATTCACCTTAAACTTAAGTGGCCAAATCGACCGGATCGACCTGGGTCAGATTGGCTCCGAACCGGTCTTTCGCATTATTGATTACAAAAGCGGCAAGACTGTCCCCAAATTAAACGAGGACATCCTCGCCGCCGGACAAGCGCTGCAACTCTCGTTATATGCCTGGGCGGTCCGCGCGCATTTGGCCCCCGATCAGGGGCTGGTCCCTTGGCAGATTGGTTATTGGGCCTTGCAGGGGGACGGACCCGTATTTCATGGTTTAGCGGAGCAAAAAGAGGGAAAATTGATGGCGACCGAGGCTTGGACAACAGCCGCAGAGGAACTGCCGCGACGGGTGGCGGGGCTGGTGCGGGGAATTCAACGGGGTGAGTTTCCCATGTTTAATGAAAATGACAAATGCACCAGCGGATGCGACTATAAAACCATTTGCCGCGTCGCGCAAGCGCGGAGTCTGGAGAAAACATGGGCCGTGCCCGCAAGACCGCTGCCGTAG